In Heliangelus exortis chromosome Z, bHelExo1.hap1, whole genome shotgun sequence, a genomic segment contains:
- the LOC139789785 gene encoding ER membrane protein complex subunit 4-like, giving the protein MAAAAAAVRGRRFKWSLELAAAPGSRPRGAAEGRGPLGFAERQLGEGGVHESDKILMEKRCWDVALAPLKQIPMNLFIMYMAGNTISIFPAMMVCMMGWRPLQALMSLSATLKALESSSRRALQGLVFLVGNGLGLALALYKCQAMGLLPTRPSDWLAFVAPPQRMEFTGGGLIL; this is encoded by the exons atggcggcggcggcggctgcggtGCGAGGCCGGCGCTTCAAGTGGTctctggagctggcagcagctccgGGGTCGCG GCCCCGCGGAGCCGCCGAGGGCCGTGGGCCGCTGGGGTTCGCCGAGCGGCAGCTGGGGGAGGGCGGTGTCCACGAGAGCGACAAAATCCTCATGGAGAAG CGCTGCTGGGACGTGGCCCTGGCGCCGCTGAAGCAGATCCCCATGAACCTGTTCATCATGTACATGGCCGGCAACACCATCTCCATCTTCCCCGCCATGATGGTCTGCATGATGGGCTGGCGGCCGCTGCAGGCCCTCATGTCCCTCTCTGCCA ccctgaAGGCGCTGGAGAGCTCGAGCCGGCGGGCGCTGCAGGGTTTGGTGTTCCTGGTGGGCAACGGGCTGGGGCTGGCACTGGCCCTCTACAAGTGCCAGGCCATGGGGCTGCTGCCCACCCGCCCCTCCGACTGGCTCGCCTTCGTTGCCCCCCCACAG CGCATGGAGTTCACTGGGGGGGGCCTGATCCTGTga
- the LOC139790198 gene encoding uncharacterized protein produces the protein MARGLPPCPSGEPPGPCSPRAGGGSSEPRWPPPPPPPHGSKTAAPPAGGQAPPLSRARNVRWPRLPAVPPPWLCRGSPAPPVCPAFPLSPRPFCALIGQLSAAGPAPSTALPRQGVSVLRAGAVSSRGAPGLSRYRAGVPRGGGLAAARRGWVRGPRDTGGCVQLAWRACVCSSGGLAVPQVSQSSKGVRLLEQLLGDRAPQESNHVPENIIQMLLEQQFPLNQAISRAKEELDIPSTKTWGDGFLSQCA, from the exons ATGGCCCGAGGTCTCCCA ccctgcccctcAGGAGAGCCGCCCGGGCCCTGCTCTCCCCgggcagggggtgggagctCCGAGCCCCGCtggcctcccccccccccccccccccacggcTCCAAGACGGCGGCACCGCCAGCCGGTGGGCAGGCCCCGCCTCTGTCACGTGCCCGAAACGTCAGATGGCCGCGCCTCCCTGCCGTCCCTCCCCCGTGGCTCTGCCGAGGAAGCCCCGCCCCTCCGGTGTGCCCcgcctttcccctctccccccgccCTTTCTGCGCTCTGATTGGTCAGCTTTCAGCGGCAGGCCCCGCCCCCAGTACAGCCCTGCCCCGTCAGGGCGTGTCCGTGCTGCGGGCCGGGGCCGTGTCCTCCCGCGGAGCCCCCGGGCTGAGCCGGTACCGAGCGGGGGTGCCGAGAGGAGGGGGTCTGGCAGCGGCACGGCGCGGTTGGGTGAGGGGACCGCGTGACACAGGCGGGTGCGTGCAGCTGGCCTGGCGGgcctgtgtctgcagcagtggCGGGTTGGCAGTGCCTCAG GTCTCACAGTCATCCAAAGGCGTAAGACTCctagagcagctgctgggagacaG GGCACCTCAAGAATCCAACCATGTGCCTGAGAACATtatccaaatgcttcttgaacaaCAATTTCCCTTGAACCAAGCTATTTCCAGAGCAAAGGAGGAGTTGGACATTCCCAGCACAAAGACATGG GGAGATGGCTTCCTCTCTCAATGTGCCTGA
- the LOC139790250 gene encoding mitochondrial import receptor subunit TOM5 homolog has translation MFRIEGLGPKMDPEELRRKMRRDVLTSVRNFLIYVALLRITPFILKKLDSI, from the exons ATGTTCCGGATCGAGGGTCTGGGGCCCAAGATGGACCCCGAGGAGCTGCGGAGGAAGATGCGCCGGGACGTCCTCACCTCCGTCCGAAACTTCCTCATCTACGTGGCGCTGCTAAGGATCA ctcCGTTCATCCTGAAGAAGCTGGACAGTATATGA